In one Pseudoliparis swirei isolate HS2019 ecotype Mariana Trench chromosome 23, NWPU_hadal_v1, whole genome shotgun sequence genomic region, the following are encoded:
- the selenow2a gene encoding selenoprotein W, 2a, with product MGIKIHVEYCGRUGYEPRYRELRDVVKRKFPDADVSGTVGRQSNFEIEVNGQLIFSKLETSGFPNEDDVMAEVQNAHDGKAMQKITKSRPACVIM from the exons ATGGGAATAAAAATCCATGTGGAATACTG CGGGAGATGAGGGTACGAACCCCGCTACCGGGAGCTGCGCGACGTGGTCAAGCGCAAGTTCCCCGACGCGGACGTGTCCGGCACCGTGGGGAGACAAAGCAA CTTTGAGATTGAAGTCAACGGGCAGCTGATCTTCTCCAAGCTGGAGACATCAGGCTTTCCCAACGAGGATGAC GTCATGGCAGAAGTTCAGAACGCCCACGATGGAAAAGCTATGCAGAAGATCACCAAAAGCCGTCCAGCATGCGTCATCATGTAA